One stretch of Bacillota bacterium DNA includes these proteins:
- a CDS encoding ATP-binding protein: MTQWISSVVGRTAASGGLCTLAVLAGISGYHVPAAALLVIALLISILSVWDTVRAAEGLRDVCVSARSGDLSRRARAAGPRELSAVAKDLNLAFAAISERLDAFALEKSHLEALVLGMPDALLATDARGRIVLANPAAERVTGTSYRVMSGKHILEILREHQLADLVDRALAGGDVGEAEIPVLREQQLVLRATAAPVRRGEGPTAGTIIILRDVTEVKHLEQVRADFVANVSHELRTPLTSIRGFVETLLDGAMNDPDTCRRFLTILDRDTERLARLINDLMDLSKLEASGSLPPFERVDLFEVAAETVALLGVRAAEKSIRVENAIEPDLPAVWGNPDMLQQVLYNLIENGIKYTPEGGEIKLTAIAKDGFVTVSCSDTGIGIPAHALPRIFERFYRVDRTRSRDLGGTGLGLALVKHAVERQGGTVTVESTVGQGSVFRFTVPLARSEG; this comes from the coding sequence GGTCTGTGCACTCTCGCAGTACTCGCCGGGATTTCGGGTTACCATGTGCCTGCTGCTGCTCTGCTTGTCATTGCCCTCCTTATCTCAATCCTCTCCGTGTGGGACACAGTGCGGGCCGCTGAGGGGTTGAGGGATGTCTGCGTATCCGCCCGCTCGGGGGATCTGTCCAGACGGGCCCGGGCGGCCGGACCCAGGGAACTCTCCGCTGTCGCCAAGGACCTGAACCTGGCTTTCGCGGCCATATCTGAGAGACTTGACGCCTTCGCACTCGAGAAGAGTCACCTCGAAGCACTCGTTCTGGGCATGCCGGACGCGTTGCTTGCAACGGATGCCCGGGGGAGGATTGTCCTGGCAAACCCGGCCGCGGAGCGAGTCACGGGCACGAGCTACAGGGTCATGTCGGGCAAGCACATCCTGGAGATACTGCGCGAGCACCAACTCGCTGACCTGGTGGACCGTGCTCTGGCTGGCGGTGACGTGGGAGAAGCCGAAATACCTGTCTTGCGCGAACAGCAACTGGTCCTAAGAGCTACAGCTGCACCGGTCCGGCGGGGAGAGGGCCCAACCGCCGGCACAATCATAATCCTCAGGGACGTCACGGAAGTCAAACACCTGGAACAAGTGCGTGCGGACTTTGTGGCTAATGTGTCTCACGAACTGAGAACGCCGCTCACGTCCATCAGGGGGTTTGTCGAGACGCTCCTGGATGGGGCCATGAATGACCCTGACACTTGCCGGCGGTTTCTCACCATACTGGACCGGGACACCGAGCGACTCGCCCGGCTCATCAATGATCTGATGGACCTATCCAAGCTGGAGGCAAGTGGGTCGCTTCCGCCCTTTGAACGTGTCGACTTGTTTGAGGTTGCTGCGGAGACCGTGGCCTTACTTGGCGTGAGGGCGGCGGAGAAGTCAATCCGCGTGGAGAACGCCATAGAGCCGGACCTGCCTGCGGTCTGGGGAAATCCCGACATGCTGCAGCAGGTCCTGTACAACTTGATCGAGAATGGTATCAAGTACACCCCTGAGGGTGGAGAGATCAAGCTCACCGCGATTGCGAAAGACGGGTTCGTCACTGTCTCATGCTCCGACACGGGAATCGGCATCCCTGCGCACGCCCTGCCGCGCATCTTCGAGAGATTCTACCGAGTGGACAGGACGCGTTCCAGAGATCTCGGAGGCACCGGCCTCGGGCTTGCGCTGGTGAAGCACGCGGTGGAGCGGCAGGGGGGAACCGTCACCGTGGAGAGCACCGTAGGGCAGGGGAGCGTATTCAGGTTCACGGTTCCCCTAGCGAGATCGGAGGGCTGA
- the pstB gene encoding phosphate ABC transporter ATP-binding protein PstB — MAQGIKIETRNLSFYYGDFRALRDINMKVRRNSVTSLIGPSGCGKSTFLRTLNRMNDIHDRARVEGEVLIEGENIYAPSVDVASLRRRVGMVFQKPNPFPMSVYDNVAYGPRVNGVASRAELDAIVEKSLRAAALWDEVRDRLSKSALGISGGQQQRLCIARALAVEPEVLLMDEPCSALDPISTSKIEDLIFELKREYTVVIVTHNMQQAGRISDDVGFFLAGDLVEFGPATQVFESPRDKRTEDYITGRFG; from the coding sequence TTGGCACAGGGCATTAAGATCGAGACTCGCAACCTCTCGTTCTACTACGGAGACTTCAGAGCTCTGAGGGACATAAACATGAAGGTGCGACGGAACTCTGTCACCTCCCTGATTGGACCGTCAGGTTGTGGCAAGTCCACATTCCTTCGGACGCTGAACCGGATGAACGACATTCACGATCGAGCCAGGGTGGAAGGTGAGGTCCTGATAGAAGGGGAGAACATATACGCCCCGTCGGTGGACGTTGCGAGCCTCAGGCGGAGGGTAGGGATGGTGTTCCAGAAACCCAACCCATTCCCGATGTCAGTCTACGACAACGTGGCCTACGGCCCTCGGGTCAATGGGGTGGCAAGCAGGGCTGAACTCGATGCCATTGTAGAGAAGAGCCTGCGCGCGGCGGCGCTTTGGGATGAAGTCCGCGACCGTCTCAGCAAGTCCGCGCTGGGCATCTCCGGCGGGCAGCAGCAGAGGCTCTGCATAGCAAGGGCGCTCGCAGTGGAACCCGAGGTGCTTCTGATGGACGAGCCGTGCTCAGCGTTGGACCCGATATCCACATCGAAGATCGAGGACCTCATCTTTGAACTCAAGCGGGAATATACTGTGGTCATCGTTACCCACAACATGCAACAGGCGGGAAGGATATCCGACGATGTGGGGTTCTTCCTCGCGGGTGATCTGGTAGAGTTCGGGCCTGCCACCCAGGTCTTTGAGAGCCCGCGGGACAAGCGAACCGAGGACTACATCACCGGCCGGTTCGGCTAG